The Hemibagrus wyckioides isolate EC202008001 linkage group LG12, SWU_Hwy_1.0, whole genome shotgun sequence genome includes a window with the following:
- the LOC131362540 gene encoding probable ATP-dependent RNA helicase DDX6 produces MATAKMENVGAVVMGLSKQNGQPRGLSSQSGPAVQSNPFARGQKPAADPQEGPGIRFGEDWKKSLQLPPKDTRVKTSDVTSTKGNEFEDYCLKRELLMGIFEMGWEKPSPVQEESIPIALSGRDILARAKNGTGKSGAYLIPMLERIDLKKDYIQALVMVPTRELALQVSQISIQLSKHLGGVKVMATTGGTNLRDDIMRLDEIVHVVIATPGRILDLIKKGVAKVDKVQIMVMDEADKLLSQDFVVLIEDIISFLDRNRQILLYSATFPITVQKFMAKHLKKPYEINLMEELTLKGITQYYAYVTERQKVHCLNTLFSRLQINQSIIFCNSTQRVELLAKKITQLGYSCFYIHAKMMQEYRNRVFHDFRNGLCRNLVCTDLFTRGIDIQAVNVVINFDFPKNAETYLHRIGRSGRFGHLGLAINLITAEDRFNLKAIEDQLVTDIKPIPSSIDKSLYVAEFHSTNDEAEEQEPAEEP; encoded by the exons ATGGCTACTGCAAAGATGGAAAACGTAGGCGCTGTTGTAATGGGACTCAGTAAGCAGAACGGTCAGCCCAGAGGACTGAGCTCTCAATCCGGACCCGCCGTCCAGAGCAATCCGTTCGCAAGAGGCCAAAAACCTGCTGCAGACCCGCAGGAAGGACCTGGAATCAG GTTTggtgaagactggaaaaagagtCTGCAGCTTCCACCCAAAGACACCAGAGTTAAAACTTCA GATGTGACGTCTACCAAGGGAAATGAGTTTGAAGACTACTGTTTAAAGAGGGAGTTACTCATGGGGATCTTTGAAATGGGTTGGGAGAAACCTTCTCCGGTCCAG GAGGAGAGCATCCCCATCGCTCTCTCGGGTCGTGACATCCTGGCTCGTGCCAAAAACGGAACAGGGAAGAGTGGAGCGTATCTGATCCCCATGCTGGAGAGGATAGACCTGAAGAAAGACTACATCCAGG CCTTAGTAATGGTGCCCACTCGTGAGCTTGCACTACAGGTCAGCCAGATCAGCATTCAGCTCAGTAAGCATCTCGGTGGAGTCAAAGTCATGGCCACCACCGGTGGAACAAACCTACGAGACGATATCATGCGTCTGGATGAAATCG tgcATGTTGTCATCGCTACACCAGGCAGGATACTGGACCTGATCAAGAAGGGTGTAGCGAAAGTGGATAAAGTTCAGATTATGGTCATGGATGAG GCTGATAAGCTTCTCTCCCAGGACTTTGTGGTGCTCATTGAGGATATCATCAGCTTCCTGGACAGGAACAGGCAGATTTTGCTGTATTCTGCTACTTTTCCCATCACTGTGCAGAAATTCATG GCGAAGCATCTAAAAAAGCCTTACGAGATTAATCTGATGGAAGAGCTGACGCTGAAGGGCATCACGCAGTACTACGCCTATGTTACTGAGAGGCAGAAGGTGCACTGCCTCAACACACTCTTCTCcagg CTGCAAATCAATCAGTCCATCATCTTCTGCAACTCGACTCAGAGGGTGGAGCTTCTGGCTAAGAAGATTACTCAGCTGGGCTACTCCTGTTTCTACATCCATGCCAAGATGATGCAG GAGTACAGAAACCGTGTTTTCCATGACTTCAGAAATGGGCTGTGTAGAAATCTGGTCTGCACAG ATTTGTTCACGAGAGGCATCGACATCCAGGCGGTGAACGTGGTCATCAACTTCGACTTTCCCAAGAACGCAGAGACGTATCTGCATCGCATCGGGCGCTCAG ggaGGTTTGGCCATCTGGGTCTGGCCATTAACTTGATCACAGCGGAGGATCGCTTCAACCTGAAAGCCATCGAGGACCAGCTGGTGACTGATATCAAGCCCATCCCCAGCAGCATCGATAAAAGTCTGTACGTGGCTGAGTTTCACTCAACCAACGACGAGGCAGAGGAGCAGGAACCGGCCGAAGAACCATAA